One window of the Salvia miltiorrhiza cultivar Shanhuang (shh) chromosome 6, IMPLAD_Smil_shh, whole genome shotgun sequence genome contains the following:
- the LOC130987529 gene encoding probable methyltransferase PMT9 — protein MKQKGEAIRSRRLLNYALMGLLVFLGLVCLYYGSRSSGGLPRGDDSFDDAGVDPVTGRFVVKKDFDELFDDEERNPEVPTSIPVCDLRYSELIPCLDRNLIYQLRLKVNMSLMEHYERHCPPPERRFNCRIPPPVGYKIPIRWPMSRDHVWKANIPHTHLAKEKSDQNWMVVDGEKIKFPGGGTHFHYGADKYIAAIAGMLKFPGERLDNGGHIRNVLDVGCGVASFGAYLLPLNIIAMSLAPNDVHENQIQFALERGIPATLGVLGTKRLPYPSRSFELAHCSRCRIDWLQRDGMLLLELDRLLRPGGYFVYSSPEAYAHDVENRRIWNSMHDLLGRMCWRVVARKDQTVIWAKPPSNNCYTRRTRGTLPQLCSSNDDPDAAWNVPMKACITPYSAKMHQTKGTFLEPWPWRLTSASPRLEEIGISAEAFRKDTDVWHNRVTEYWKQMKSVMQRNSIRNVMDMNSNLGGFAAALKDKEVWVMNVAPVNASAKLKIIYDRGLIGSVHDWCESFSTYPRTYDLLHAWSIFSEIQERGCSSEDLLIEMDRMLRPDGFIIIRDKPSVINHVHKFLASLKWDRWSSEVEPSSDTLSTSEERVLIARKQLWEETQKV, from the exons atgaagCAAAAGGGAGAGGCTATTCGTTCGCGGAGGCTGCTGAACTACGCGTTAATGGGGTTATTAGTGTTTCTGGGATTGGTTTGCCTGTACTACGGCTCAAGGTCTTCCGGTGGTCTGCCACGCGGCGACGACTCATTCGACGACGCCGGCGTCGATCCCGTCACCGGGAGATTTGTGGTGAAGAAGGATTTCGATGAATTGTTTGACGATGAAGAGCGCAATCCCGAGGTCCCGACGAGCATTCCG GTTTGTGATTTGAGATACTCGGAGCTGATTCCGTGTTTGGATAGGAATTTGATCTACCAACTGAGGCTGAAGGTTAATATGAGCTTGATGGAGCACTACGAGAGGCATTGTCCGCCGCCGGAGCGCCGCTTCAATTGCCGGATTCCTCCGCCTGTTGGCTACAAG ATCCCAATTAGATGGCCCATGAGTAGGGATCATGTTTGGAAGGCCAACATACCCCACACACATCTTGCAAAAGAAAAATCGGACCAGAATTGGATGGTCGTGGATGGGGAGAAGATCAAGTTCCCTGGTGGAGGAACTCATTTTCATTATGGAGCAGACAAATACATCGCGGCTATTGCAGGG ATGCTGAAGTTTCCTGGTGAAAGGCTCGATAATGGTGGCCATATCCGGAATGTTCTTGATGTGGGATGTGGGGTTGCGAGTTTTGGCGCATATCTCCTCCCATTGAACATCATAGCCATGTCCCTAGCTCCTAATGATGTTCACGAGAATCAAATACAGTTCGCGCTGGAGAGGGGCATTCCTGCAACTTTAGGTGTTTTGGGCACCAAAAGACTACCTTACCCTAGTAGGTCCTTTGAGTTGGCTCATTGCTCCCGTTGCCGGATAGATTGGCTCCAGAGGGACGGCATGcttttgttggaattggacAGATTGCTGAGGCCGGGAGGCTATTTTGTCTACTCCTCGCCAGAAGCTTATGCGCATGATGTGGAGAATCGAAGAATTTGGAATTCTATGCATGACCTTCTGGGAAGAATGTGTTGGAGAGTTGTTGCAAGGAAAGATCAAACGGTGATATGGGCTAAGCCTCCAAGTAATAATTGCTATACGAGAAGAACTCGTGGAACTCTCCCACAACTGTGTAGTTCGAATGATGATCCAGATGCAGCATGGAATGTGCCCATGAAGGCATGCATCACTCCCTATTCAGCAA AAATGCATCAAACGAAGGGAACTTTTCTAGAACCTTGGCCTTGGAGGCTTACATCTGCATCGCCACGATTGGAAGAAATCGGTATAAGTGCTGAGGCATTTCGGAAAGATACA GATGTGTGGCATAACAGAGTAACTGAGTATTGGAAACAGATGAAATCTGTCATGCAGCGGAACTCAATAAGAAATGTCATGGACATGAACTCGAACCTCGGAGGTTTTGCTGCAGCTCTTAAAGACAAGGAAGTTTGGGTCATGAATGTTGCTCCAGTAAACGCGTCAGCCAAGTTGAAGATAATCTATGATCGAGGCTTGATTGGATCAGTTCATGACTG GTGTGAGTCATTTTCAACTTATCCGCGCACCTACGACTTGCTTCACGCCTGGTCCATCTTCTCAGAGATTCAGGAGAGGGGTTGCAGCTCCGAGGATTTGTTGATCGAAATGGACCGGATGCTAAGGCCCGATGGCTTCATCATCATCAGGGACAAACCTTCAGTGATAAATCATGTGCATAAATTCTTGGCTTCTTTGAAGTGGGACAGATGGTCCTCGGAGGTCGAGCCTAGCAGCGACACTCTCTCCACGAGTGAGGAACGCGTTCTGATAGCAAGAAAACAACTGTGGGAGGAGACTCAGAAGGTGTAA